Proteins from one Flavobacterium sp. N2038 genomic window:
- a CDS encoding MBL fold metallo-hydrolase, producing the protein MKVKFIGGAGTVTGSKTLIETENSRILIDCGLFQGIKSLRELNWDALPILPSTIDCVLLTHGHLDHCGWLPRLISQGFNGKIYCTSPTKSIAKLVLLDSAKIQEEEANRANKEQYSKHEQAEPLYTVEQAQAVTSFFKIVPPNTAVEVANEITAVFENAGHIIGACSITLTLDGKTLVFSGDIGRDDDVLMFPPTKPVMADYLFLESTYGNKLHPDLDVKSELETLINRGIKQKGTVIIPGFAVERAQSVMFLLWQLKTEGRIPDIPYILDSPMGASALQVFLEYLQWHKLSADDCHKMCKMFTIVSEFEETMRIIDNPEPKVIIAASGMVTGGRVLSYFEHYISLEKTMIIFVGYQAEGTRGRKLLEGAHEIKIYGNYYTVRAKIFQIEGLSAHGDQKDLLNWLSALKNTPKCIYLVHGENLPADELRIKIQNQYHFKCNVPLMGNEIEI; encoded by the coding sequence ATGAAAGTTAAATTTATAGGAGGCGCAGGAACTGTAACGGGTTCAAAAACCCTCATTGAAACCGAAAATAGCAGAATATTGATCGATTGCGGTCTCTTTCAGGGCATTAAATCACTCAGAGAATTAAACTGGGATGCATTGCCCATTTTACCCTCGACTATAGATTGTGTCCTGCTTACGCACGGACATCTGGATCATTGCGGCTGGCTTCCCCGATTAATATCTCAGGGATTTAATGGTAAAATTTATTGTACCAGTCCGACAAAATCAATCGCTAAACTTGTTCTTTTAGACAGCGCAAAAATACAGGAAGAAGAAGCCAATAGAGCCAATAAAGAACAATACTCTAAACATGAACAGGCAGAACCGCTCTATACAGTCGAGCAGGCTCAAGCGGTAACTTCTTTTTTTAAAATTGTTCCGCCCAATACAGCTGTAGAAGTGGCAAACGAAATTACTGCTGTTTTTGAAAATGCAGGACATATTATAGGAGCCTGCAGTATTACACTAACTCTCGACGGCAAAACTTTAGTGTTTTCTGGAGATATTGGTCGTGATGATGATGTGCTGATGTTTCCGCCAACAAAACCTGTAATGGCTGATTATCTTTTTCTGGAAAGCACCTATGGAAACAAACTGCATCCCGATTTGGACGTAAAAAGTGAACTGGAAACATTAATTAATAGAGGTATAAAACAGAAAGGGACTGTAATTATTCCGGGCTTTGCTGTAGAAAGGGCACAATCTGTAATGTTTTTATTATGGCAGCTTAAAACAGAAGGCAGGATTCCCGATATTCCTTATATACTGGATTCTCCAATGGGAGCCAGTGCACTTCAGGTCTTTCTGGAATATTTACAATGGCATAAACTTTCTGCTGATGACTGTCATAAAATGTGTAAAATGTTTACCATTGTCTCTGAGTTTGAAGAAACCATGCGCATTATTGATAATCCGGAACCCAAAGTAATTATTGCCGCAAGCGGTATGGTGACAGGCGGACGTGTATTATCGTATTTTGAACATTACATCAGTCTTGAAAAAACGATGATTATTTTTGTGGGATATCAGGCCGAAGGTACCCGTGGAAGAAAACTCCTGGAAGGAGCTCATGAAATTAAGATATATGGAAATTACTATACTGTAAGAGCAAAAATTTTTCAGATAGAAGGACTTTCTGCACATGGAGACCAAAAAGACCTACTAAACTGGCTGTCTGCTCTTAAAAACACTCCCAAATGTATTTATTTAGTTCATGGCGAAAACCTGCCTGCAGATGAACTGAGAATTAAAATTCAGAATCAATATCATTTTAAATGCAATGTCCCGTTAATGGGGAATGAAATTGAAATTTAA
- a CDS encoding ATP cone domain-containing protein, with amino-acid sequence MMKIIKHSGHKVPFDKEKLKSSLKRSGASSDLIKESLAEIEKQMYDGITTKEIYKLAFEILKKASSGHAARYNIRLALQMLGPAGFFFEKFISKLYAADGFKTKLNLTLQGKCVSHEVDIAVMKNNKITMIECKFHGSKEGSSDVKVPMYILSRFNDLKAIKHTIFSNSETIDSCIIVTNNRFTKDAQDFANCSGISILSWDYPQDNNLKNIIDRRALYPITCLTTLSMIEKEKLLILDQILVKDLISAPDSLSKIGLSQNRIKNILNEAAEICKHR; translated from the coding sequence ATGATGAAAATAATAAAGCATTCTGGACACAAAGTACCTTTTGATAAAGAAAAACTAAAAAGTTCTCTTAAAAGATCCGGAGCTAGTTCTGATTTGATAAAGGAATCTTTGGCAGAAATAGAAAAACAGATGTATGATGGTATAACTACCAAGGAAATCTACAAATTAGCCTTTGAAATTTTAAAGAAAGCGTCAAGTGGGCATGCAGCGCGCTACAACATCAGATTAGCATTGCAAATGCTTGGTCCGGCAGGGTTTTTCTTTGAAAAATTCATTTCTAAATTGTATGCTGCAGATGGATTTAAGACCAAATTAAATTTAACGTTACAAGGAAAATGTGTGTCGCATGAAGTTGATATAGCAGTTATGAAAAACAACAAGATAACTATGATTGAATGCAAATTTCATGGCAGTAAAGAAGGATCTTCGGATGTAAAAGTTCCTATGTATATTCTTTCACGTTTTAACGATCTTAAAGCAATAAAGCACACCATTTTTTCTAACAGTGAAACTATAGATTCTTGTATTATAGTAACCAATAATCGTTTTACAAAAGATGCACAAGATTTTGCTAATTGCAGCGGTATCTCTATTTTAAGTTGGGATTATCCACAAGATAATAATCTCAAAAATATAATAGACAGAAGAGCTTTATATCCGATTACCTGCCTTACAACGTTATCAATGATCGAAAAAGAAAAATTACTTATACTGGATCAGATACTTGTAAAAGATCTTATCAGTGCTCCCGACAGTCTTTCTAAAATAGGACTTAGCCAAAATCGGATTAAAAACATACTCAACGAAGCTGCAGAAATTTGTAAACATAGATAA
- a CDS encoding DNA-binding response regulator yields the protein MKKELNVLIIGDHPIITEAYRRIFFDNNSYEINSQIGKSYGEALVILNSCKFDVVFIDFELSPSNDNLHISGDRLTILIKSKFPKTKIILEISENKAKLFSILKSIPFHGLLIKKDVTSEIILKALDTVLSGILFYSLTATALKITAEKQAFTLDELDFKILQSLSQGVRTKNMVKFIPLSLSAIEKRKSKLKELFNAKSDELLLDKVRKEGLV from the coding sequence TTGAAAAAGGAACTAAACGTTTTAATAATTGGTGACCATCCAATCATTACGGAAGCTTACAGAAGAATTTTTTTCGATAATAATAGTTATGAAATAAACTCACAGATTGGCAAATCTTATGGTGAAGCTCTGGTAATTTTAAACAGCTGTAAGTTTGATGTGGTTTTTATTGACTTTGAATTATCTCCTTCAAATGATAATTTACATATTTCAGGAGATAGACTAACTATTTTAATAAAAAGCAAGTTTCCCAAGACCAAAATTATACTGGAAATATCCGAAAATAAAGCAAAGTTGTTTTCTATTTTAAAAAGCATTCCCTTTCATGGTTTATTAATTAAAAAAGATGTCACTTCTGAGATCATCCTAAAAGCATTAGACACTGTTCTTTCGGGTATTTTGTTTTATAGTCTTACTGCAACAGCTTTAAAAATTACGGCCGAAAAGCAAGCTTTTACTCTTGATGAACTAGATTTTAAAATTCTACAGAGTCTTTCTCAAGGGGTGAGAACAAAAAACATGGTGAAGTTTATTCCTTTATCATTAAGCGCCATAGAAAAACGAAAAAGTAAACTAAAAGAACTTTTTAATGCAAAAAGCGACGAATTGTTGCTAGATAAAGTTAGAAAAGAAGGTTTAGTATAA
- a CDS encoding TonB-dependent receptor, whose protein sequence is MIAQTTPSVVRNVTGILRDSLNKPISGADIRLISAKDTLKTATNIYGFYGFAKVRSADFLISVKALGHQSFNRKYFNNDTKTLINLPPIRLGIKEEQLENVTITRIKGPAIKGDTTEFWAKDYIVRDFARLEDLLKRMEGIRIDANGTVFYNDEEVVKALFNGAQYFNGSVKEAIKELPADIIERIQIIDMDESGNTSKKLKTEKSVKVVNIVTKADKSAGRMLDFTGENGSRSRMRAAASIKNIDQFNQFSTYANYQQEPLGIRSTTVPGSLAKQNLTLMRSNFDVTNGQLKNMNAGIGKNFKLKKINLFSDLKYSRTINKNSVKSIGENYYEDGNLYKETVKVSSSENDNLSFTNNFSSNFENGSSLLGFLNVSVAANDSNLSNQSLQSGLINNFEDANSIVDSKKLNYNFNTQYRNTISQNLFFNLWIMSNYTTNRSKNNSITNIYKDIINFVAVDSTLHQFKNIKNRNFTNSIKNDLNWNYNKQLKFKASLNFDSNANLNDTNTSIAENESVSYDPNLSYFQKDATYQIPVSFKTEYALQNGLTISPVFGMRNNWIKGVIGLERNKVNRYDFLPETAFDIAYNNSKFGRLRILVSQNFRQPSLSALNPIPNNTTPYYTTIGNPNLKNSEILNYNITYNNFFKRLQLNTSIRFLSTASKNGVGAVTSTIVDPDKNTLTTVNTFANIDGQKSRLINFNLGKSLSVFDSNLQLNGLISQSNNPYFLNEMLEMRKSMLQNWKADFVFHPKKWLEITTTLEYSSQVDRNSASPVKTFNQLFNGNLNLSLYFAKTWNMNFYLQQNINHTSNSEQKMTPFVLNMNIEKRIFKQKNGIISFVVMDLAKQNYLINYTSSDNGYQQSLTNRNSNYFLLQFSWQPQKWGKSQFDNGQGRKGNGSFK, encoded by the coding sequence TTGATAGCTCAAACAACTCCTTCTGTCGTGCGAAATGTAACAGGTATACTGCGTGATTCATTAAATAAACCAATAAGCGGTGCAGATATTCGATTGATATCGGCAAAAGATACACTAAAAACGGCAACTAATATTTACGGATTTTATGGTTTTGCAAAAGTTCGTTCCGCTGATTTTCTTATAAGTGTAAAAGCATTAGGACATCAGTCTTTCAATCGAAAGTATTTTAATAACGATACCAAAACACTGATTAATTTGCCGCCTATTCGACTTGGGATAAAAGAAGAACAGCTGGAAAATGTTACTATCACCCGAATAAAAGGACCAGCGATAAAAGGTGATACTACTGAGTTTTGGGCTAAAGATTATATTGTTAGAGATTTTGCAAGGCTTGAAGATTTGTTAAAACGAATGGAAGGCATACGAATTGATGCTAACGGAACAGTGTTTTATAACGATGAAGAGGTTGTAAAGGCACTTTTTAACGGTGCCCAATATTTTAACGGATCGGTTAAAGAAGCCATAAAAGAACTGCCTGCGGATATTATAGAACGCATTCAGATTATTGATATGGATGAATCAGGCAATACATCCAAAAAGCTTAAAACCGAAAAGTCCGTCAAAGTAGTAAATATTGTAACCAAAGCCGATAAATCTGCAGGAAGAATGCTTGACTTTACCGGCGAAAATGGTTCTCGATCCCGAATGCGTGCTGCAGCAAGTATAAAAAATATTGATCAATTCAATCAATTTTCGACATATGCAAATTATCAGCAAGAACCTTTAGGCATCAGGAGTACGACAGTTCCGGGTTCATTAGCGAAGCAGAATCTTACCTTAATGCGCAGTAATTTTGATGTTACAAATGGTCAGTTAAAAAACATGAACGCTGGAATTGGGAAAAATTTTAAATTAAAAAAAATAAATTTATTCAGTGATTTAAAATACTCTCGTACTATAAATAAAAATTCTGTTAAATCAATTGGCGAAAATTATTATGAAGACGGTAATTTGTACAAAGAAACAGTAAAAGTATCTTCTTCTGAAAATGATAATCTAAGTTTCACTAATAATTTTTCTTCTAATTTTGAAAACGGCAGCAGTCTTCTTGGATTTCTGAATGTAAGTGTTGCTGCAAATGACTCAAATTTATCCAATCAAAGTCTTCAGTCGGGATTAATTAATAATTTTGAAGATGCAAATTCTATCGTTGATTCCAAAAAACTAAACTATAATTTCAATACACAATATCGTAATACTATTAGTCAGAATTTATTTTTTAATCTTTGGATAATGAGTAATTATACCACCAATAGATCAAAAAACAATTCGATTACCAATATTTACAAAGACATAATAAATTTTGTTGCTGTAGATAGTACGCTTCATCAGTTTAAAAATATTAAAAACAGGAATTTTACAAATTCGATCAAAAATGATTTAAATTGGAATTACAATAAACAATTGAAATTTAAAGCTAGTCTTAATTTTGACAGTAATGCTAATTTAAATGATACCAACACTTCGATAGCCGAAAATGAATCTGTTAGCTATGATCCTAATTTGAGTTATTTTCAAAAAGATGCAACCTATCAGATTCCTGTTTCTTTTAAAACGGAATATGCTCTGCAAAATGGTTTAACAATATCACCTGTTTTTGGAATGAGAAATAATTGGATAAAAGGAGTAATTGGACTCGAAAGAAACAAAGTAAACCGCTATGATTTTCTGCCCGAAACAGCGTTTGATATTGCATATAATAACAGTAAATTTGGGAGATTACGCATTTTAGTTTCTCAAAATTTCAGACAGCCTTCATTAAGCGCGCTAAATCCTATACCCAATAATACAACTCCTTATTATACAACTATTGGAAATCCTAATTTAAAAAATTCGGAAATACTAAATTATAACATTACCTACAATAATTTTTTTAAAAGACTCCAGCTTAATACCTCGATAAGGTTTTTATCTACTGCTTCAAAAAATGGTGTTGGAGCTGTAACAAGCACGATTGTAGATCCAGATAAAAACACACTTACAACAGTTAATACTTTTGCTAATATTGACGGTCAAAAATCCAGGCTGATAAACTTTAATTTAGGTAAAAGCTTATCAGTATTTGATTCCAATCTTCAACTAAATGGTTTGATTTCACAGTCAAATAATCCATACTTTCTAAATGAAATGCTCGAAATGCGAAAATCAATGTTACAAAACTGGAAGGCAGATTTTGTATTTCATCCTAAAAAATGGTTAGAAATTACCACAACACTTGAATATTCATCTCAGGTAGATCGTAATTCTGCGTCTCCGGTTAAGACATTCAATCAATTGTTTAATGGTAATTTAAACCTTAGTCTGTATTTTGCCAAAACCTGGAATATGAATTTTTATTTGCAGCAAAATATAAATCATACTTCAAATAGTGAACAAAAAATGACTCCATTTGTTTTGAATATGAATATCGAAAAACGAATTTTTAAGCAAAAAAACGGAATTATCAGTTTTGTTGTAATGGATTTAGCCAAACAAAATTATCTTATCAACTACACTAGTTCTGATAACGGTTATCAACAAAGTCTTACCAATAGAAATAGTAACTATTTCCTGCTTCAATTTTCCTGGCAGCCGCAAAAGTGGGGGAAAAGCCAATTTGATAACGGACAGGGCAGAAAAGGTAATGGCAGCTTTAAATAA
- a CDS encoding tetratricopeptide repeat protein — MTVKEIDSTLNSVNKHLNNSASAKYKISKEIYYTALEQNYKLGCCFALLNMGNCKGELRNYDQALKHLEESRHIAEKIRNDSLLLYSDFAIAVQHGRMKFHQLAVRQLDNCLKRADCLGGESKLFFLGRLYSYKAFFSSGLKNKPTEEEFIKLHRKAAGFFSKIKRVPNCGLINIGDTYLSSGKLDSAEYYFKKALLDYERKKISTTEMLLSNLAEVYYRNRDYTKAISYLDSSTTKAKRNKEYYILTYNYNLYKKIAEQKDLKQAQLDYQKLELIYKDSAQIVEQKSIIEGANYLVSKAQVEKEAVINKSIILQVIAGLLITGLLLHAYWQFSYKKRLKLDSKQKKKEIQQKTTQIASLKQKVTTSYDEVIEMAKKNDPLFVVVFKELYPDFYLKLISIQPDLTITEQKICFYLKLKFSTKEIADYTFVTVKAIQNRKNRLRKRLFMKEGDDIYKFFD, encoded by the coding sequence ATGACCGTAAAGGAAATTGACAGTACTTTAAATTCGGTAAATAAGCATTTAAATAATTCAGCAAGTGCTAAATATAAAATTTCAAAAGAGATATATTATACTGCATTAGAACAAAATTATAAATTAGGTTGTTGCTTTGCTTTATTAAACATGGGAAATTGCAAGGGAGAACTTCGTAATTATGATCAGGCATTAAAGCATCTGGAAGAATCCAGACATATAGCAGAAAAAATAAGGAATGATTCTCTCCTGCTTTATTCAGATTTTGCAATAGCCGTCCAACATGGCAGAATGAAATTTCATCAGTTAGCTGTACGCCAATTAGATAATTGTTTAAAGAGAGCTGATTGTCTAGGAGGAGAGTCTAAATTGTTTTTTTTGGGAAGATTGTATAGTTATAAGGCTTTTTTTTCAAGTGGACTTAAGAATAAACCTACTGAAGAAGAGTTTATTAAGCTGCATAGAAAAGCAGCCGGTTTTTTCAGTAAAATAAAGCGTGTTCCTAACTGTGGACTGATAAATATAGGAGATACATATTTGTCATCCGGTAAACTTGATTCTGCCGAATACTATTTTAAAAAGGCATTGCTTGATTATGAAAGAAAAAAAATCAGTACTACCGAGATGTTGTTATCTAATTTGGCAGAAGTTTATTACAGGAACCGGGATTATACAAAAGCGATTAGTTATCTGGATAGCTCAACTACAAAAGCAAAGCGCAATAAAGAATATTATATACTGACCTATAATTACAATTTATATAAAAAAATAGCAGAGCAAAAAGACTTAAAACAAGCTCAGTTAGACTATCAAAAGCTGGAATTGATTTATAAGGATAGTGCCCAGATCGTTGAGCAAAAAAGTATAATTGAGGGAGCTAATTATTTGGTTTCCAAAGCACAGGTTGAAAAGGAAGCTGTGATCAATAAAAGTATAATTTTGCAAGTAATTGCTGGTTTGTTAATAACAGGTTTGTTATTGCATGCCTATTGGCAGTTTTCGTATAAAAAAAGACTGAAACTTGACTCTAAACAAAAGAAAAAAGAAATTCAGCAAAAAACAACTCAGATTGCCTCTCTAAAACAAAAAGTTACTACATCTTATGATGAAGTAATAGAAATGGCAAAAAAGAATGACCCATTGTTCGTCGTTGTATTTAAAGAATTGTACCCCGATTTTTATTTAAAATTGATCAGTATACAACCCGATTTAACTATAACGGAACAAAAAATTTGTTTTTATCTAAAGCTTAAATTTTCAACCAAAGAAATTGCAGATTATACTTTCGTAACCGTTAAAGCGATACAGAATAGAAAAAACCGTTTACGGAAACGATTGTTCATGAAGGAAGGGGATGATATTTACAAATTTTTCGATTAA
- a CDS encoding lipocalin family protein, which translates to MKRNGKFLIAASVIVLLAACNKTENKPIQENSDEAKEMVKSNPILKEQLTGEWVQPNPIDSKEVQGFNLLENGTAKSINMRTLLYERWWTNNDELFLVAKSIGNRQEIVDTMQYKIIKLDKSNLLIKYEYSQMVEKYSKK; encoded by the coding sequence ATGAAACGCAATGGGAAATTTTTGATAGCTGCGTCAGTAATAGTTCTATTGGCTGCGTGTAATAAAACTGAAAACAAACCAATTCAGGAAAACAGTGATGAAGCAAAAGAAATGGTTAAATCAAATCCAATTTTAAAAGAACAACTTACCGGAGAGTGGGTACAGCCGAATCCGATTGATAGTAAAGAAGTTCAGGGATTTAATTTATTAGAAAACGGAACTGCCAAATCCATAAATATGAGAACACTCCTATACGAAAGATGGTGGACAAACAATGACGAATTATTCCTTGTAGCAAAAAGTATCGGAAACCGTCAGGAAATTGTAGATACAATGCAATATAAAATAATCAAATTAGATAAGAGTAATTTGCTTATAAAATATGAGTATAGCCAAATGGTAGAAAAATACAGCAAGAAGTAA
- a CDS encoding OmpA family protein, whose translation MKMKTLFYSTIFSILALQSYGQKAGIDAANKKYERYAYIDAIATYERIANKGYKNESMFQKLGNAYYFIADLPQAEKWYSELFAMNQNQEPEYYYRYAQALKSIGNYPKAEKMLEEFNKKSDNDLRAKLYDKNKNYLEKIKANSGRFDVSDANINSIYSDYGSSFWDNKLVFASARDTGGVSKKVFKWTNQSFTDLYVSEIKAGGEMGKPERFNKKINSKFHESTPVFTKDGQTMYFTRNNYLEHKKGKDTKQVILLKLYKAILKDNKWGNVTELPFNSNNYSVAHPALSPDEKTLYFASDMPGTLGQSDLFSVAINNDGSYGAPVNLGKEINTEGRETFPFISADNELYFASDGHPGLGGLDVFVAKIKSATSFDEVQNVGAPVNSAQDDFAFLMDTKSGNGFFTSNRTGGKGYDDIYRFLERRKLTCEQLLSGVITDQETGEALGETTVSLFNDQLELVATIRTNSGGKYEFDVTCGKTYSVRAEKDKYETKEEKIVISTIAGKTELPLHLEKRIKLIEVGTDLAKTLNIPVIYFDLDKSFIRKEAAFELEKVLAVMQEYPKMKIDVRSHTDSRQTAKYNIALSDRRAKSSIAWLIKNGISPDRLTGKGYGESQLVNRCSDGVKCSEKEHQANRRSEFIIISID comes from the coding sequence ATGAAAATGAAAACGCTCTTTTATAGTACTATTTTTAGTATTCTGGCCTTACAAAGTTATGGGCAAAAAGCGGGAATAGATGCAGCTAACAAAAAGTATGAAAGATATGCCTATATTGATGCAATTGCTACCTATGAGCGCATAGCAAATAAAGGATACAAAAACGAAAGCATGTTTCAAAAGCTTGGTAATGCGTATTATTTTATTGCTGATTTACCCCAGGCTGAAAAATGGTACAGTGAACTTTTTGCAATGAACCAAAATCAGGAACCTGAATATTATTATCGTTATGCACAAGCACTCAAGTCTATAGGGAATTATCCTAAAGCAGAAAAGATGTTAGAGGAGTTTAATAAGAAATCAGATAATGATTTAAGAGCTAAACTATATGATAAGAATAAAAACTATCTGGAAAAAATCAAAGCAAATTCCGGACGTTTTGATGTAAGCGATGCCAATATCAATTCAATATACTCGGATTATGGGAGCTCTTTTTGGGATAACAAATTAGTTTTTGCTTCAGCGAGAGATACTGGCGGAGTTTCAAAGAAAGTTTTTAAATGGACCAATCAATCTTTTACTGATTTGTATGTTTCTGAAATTAAAGCTGGTGGAGAAATGGGAAAACCGGAACGTTTTAATAAAAAAATAAATTCAAAGTTTCATGAGTCCACACCTGTATTTACCAAAGACGGTCAGACGATGTATTTTACCCGAAACAATTATTTGGAACATAAAAAAGGAAAAGATACGAAACAGGTCATTTTATTAAAACTATACAAAGCAATATTAAAAGATAATAAGTGGGGAAATGTAACTGAATTGCCTTTTAATAGTAATAACTATAGTGTGGCACATCCGGCATTGAGCCCTGATGAAAAAACATTATATTTTGCTTCGGATATGCCGGGAACATTGGGCCAGTCAGATTTGTTTAGCGTTGCTATCAATAATGATGGGAGTTATGGTGCTCCTGTAAATTTAGGAAAAGAAATTAATACCGAAGGAAGAGAAACCTTTCCCTTTATATCTGCTGATAACGAGCTGTATTTTGCAAGTGACGGACATCCGGGACTTGGTGGCCTGGATGTTTTTGTAGCAAAGATAAAAAGCGCTACTAGTTTTGACGAAGTACAAAATGTGGGAGCTCCGGTAAACAGTGCTCAGGATGATTTTGCCTTTTTAATGGATACAAAAAGCGGGAATGGATTTTTTACTTCTAATAGAACTGGAGGTAAAGGCTATGATGATATTTATCGTTTTTTAGAAAGACGTAAACTTACTTGCGAACAATTATTATCGGGAGTTATTACAGATCAGGAAACGGGTGAAGCTTTAGGGGAGACTACTGTAAGTTTGTTTAATGATCAGCTTGAGTTAGTAGCTACCATAAGAACCAATTCTGGTGGAAAATATGAGTTTGATGTAACGTGCGGAAAAACATATTCAGTGCGTGCAGAAAAAGATAAATATGAAACTAAGGAAGAAAAAATTGTAATCAGTACTATTGCAGGTAAAACAGAATTACCATTGCATTTAGAGAAACGAATTAAACTTATAGAAGTTGGTACAGATTTAGCAAAAACGCTTAATATACCGGTTATTTATTTTGATTTAGATAAGTCGTTTATTCGCAAAGAAGCAGCCTTTGAGTTAGAGAAAGTACTTGCGGTAATGCAAGAATATCCAAAGATGAAAATCGATGTTCGCTCGCACACTGATAGTAGACAAACTGCAAAATACAATATTGCATTATCAGACAGAAGAGCTAAATCTTCTATTGCATGGCTGATAAAAAATGGAATTTCTCCCGACAGACTTACCGGAAAAGGGTATGGAGAATCGCAATTGGTAAACCGTTGTTCTGATGGTGTAAAATGTAGCGAGAAAGAACATCAGGCTAACAGACGTAGTGAGTTTATAATTATTTCAATTGACTAG
- a CDS encoding type IX secretion system membrane protein PorP/SprF, with protein MKKIILRFVLLLATITSYAQQDAQFTQYMYNTININPAYAGSRETMSIFALHRTQWVGLDGAPVTNTASVNTPINGSNLGIGVSVINDRIGPSVENNIAVDLSYTIHTSDRYKLSFGLKGTANLLDVDFSKLNQYDKDDYTFETNIDNKFSPNIGAGVYLHSDNTYVGLSIPQFLETKHFDRYAGKGSSSHVAKESMQLYLIAGHVFDLSYNVKFKPALLAKYVQGAPLQVDVSGNFLINEKFTAGIAYRWSAAFSAMAGFQVSDSWFIGYGYDLEATRLENYNSGSHELFLRFELFNKYDKIISPRFF; from the coding sequence ATGAAAAAAATAATATTAAGATTTGTTTTGCTGTTGGCAACAATCACAAGTTATGCACAACAAGATGCTCAGTTTACACAGTATATGTATAATACCATAAACATCAATCCTGCCTATGCCGGATCTCGTGAAACAATGAGCATTTTTGCTTTGCATCGTACACAATGGGTAGGATTAGATGGAGCACCGGTAACCAATACAGCATCAGTTAATACTCCAATTAATGGGAGTAATTTAGGTATAGGAGTTTCAGTTATTAATGATAGAATTGGTCCGTCGGTTGAGAACAATATTGCTGTAGACCTTTCCTATACAATTCATACATCAGACCGATATAAATTGTCTTTTGGATTAAAAGGAACAGCTAATTTATTGGATGTAGATTTTAGTAAATTGAATCAATACGATAAAGATGACTATACTTTTGAGACCAATATTGATAATAAATTTTCTCCAAATATAGGAGCAGGGGTGTATTTACATTCAGATAATACATATGTGGGGTTATCAATACCCCAATTTCTGGAGACCAAACATTTTGATCGCTATGCCGGTAAAGGATCTAGTAGTCATGTGGCTAAGGAAAGCATGCAATTGTACTTAATTGCAGGTCACGTTTTTGATTTAAGCTATAATGTAAAATTCAAACCAGCTTTGCTGGCAAAATATGTACAGGGAGCGCCTTTACAAGTAGATGTATCGGGAAATTTTTTAATCAATGAAAAATTTACTGCAGGTATTGCCTATAGATGGAGTGCTGCTTTTAGTGCAATGGCAGGATTTCAGGTAAGTGATTCCTGGTTTATTGGCTATGGCTACGACTTAGAAGCTACCCGATTAGAAAATTATAATTCAGGATCGCATGAACTTTTTTTACGATTTGAATTATTCAATAAATATGACAAAATAATTTCTCCAAGATTCTTCTAA